tgtgtgtgcacggggGCGCGCGCACCCGTCAGCTACATGACACATGACACATGAGAGCACCGTGAACGCTAACCAAAGGTAACCGTTTGTATTGGAAGATTGGTTTGTTTTGCACAAGGTTCAGTGTTTGTTCCAGCGTCACACCGCGCGCCCAGTGTTCTGTCACGAGTGTTCATTGTTAGCGTTAGCGTTATCAGCACgaggcttccttccttccaccttcctgcTGCAGGCACAGAACGAGTCGAGTAGGCACCGAGGAACAgaacgctgctgctgctgctactgctgctgctgctgcttcaataTATCACAGTCGAacctgaaataaaacaaaaagcacATTGaagaaccagtgtgtgtgtgtgtgtgtgtgtgtgtgtgtgtgtgtcccaccaACTTTACCGGTGTACGTGTTATGTCGAGAGTTTGACCTGTAAACtcccgttttctgtgtgtgtgtgtgtgtgtgtgtgtgtgtgtgtgtgtgtgtgtgtgtgtgtgtgcacacttACCGTCACAGGCGAAGCCGCGTCACTCGAGGTGGATCTCCGAGGCGCCGCACTGGTCTGGGAAGGCTTTGTGCCGCTTGTGGGCGTGCAGGTCACCGGCCCCGGGAGTGCCCATACCCCCGGGATCACCCTGCGGTGGGTACTGCAGGTGCGGATGGGGGAAGCGGGGCACCACCTGACCCCCGCCGCCCCCCGCCTGTGGGGCACGTATCCCGTGGAACACCGCCTCCAGAGGGCTGTGCGGAAAGCCAAGGCTGGTGTCTGCCGGGGAGTGACAGTGGCCGCGGGGACTGTCGCCGCCCCCCAGTAGCAGCACCTCACGGGGCGACCTGCAGTACTGTGCTGAGGAGTCCCCGGGGGAGCGGGAGTAGAGGGAGTCTGGGGGAACGTCGCCGTGCTCGTAGGGGGAGCGGCTCAGCAGGCGGCGGCGAGGGTCGTCCTGGCTGTCCATCATTGGGGAGCCCGGGGAGCCGGCATAGGAGTGGGAGGGTAGACCGGGGTGCTGGGGCATGAGGCCTCCCGCCGCTCCGCCCAGGCAGATGGGGATGGGGCTGGACGAGTGGCCTGGCACGTCGCGGTGCATGAGGCCGCCGCAGTGTGCCTGCATCATGCCGCCGTCGCCGCCCCCCATGTCCTGGGGCTGCGGCCCCAGGGGCACCAGGCCGAAGTAGTACCAGGTGGGCTCTGAGCGGCCGCCACACTTGCGCACCTCCACGTTGGGGAAGCAATGCTTGACCAGCTTGCCGAAGTAGTTGAGCGTGACGGGACTCTCGCCCACCGCCTTGCAGTAGGCGCAGTAGGCTCTGAACACAGCGCTCTTCATGGTGACGTTGCCTGAGCCTGCCTCATACTGGGAGCGCAGCCACTCGATCACCAGCTCGGCGCTCTTGTTGTCCGTGGCAATCTCCTTCTTCCGTGAGCGCTGGGCGGGGTCTTTACCGGCCATGAACTGGTGTAGGGCGCTGCTGGGCTTGACCGCGATGCCGCAGTAGTGGTACTGTGGCTTGACGCGCCCGCCCAGCCGCCGGATGCTCACCTTGGGGAACACCTGACGCACGATCTTGCCGAACACGTTCATCTCGAAGGGCGTCTGCTTGATGGAGCGCGCGTACTGCTCGTAGTGGTGGTATGCCTCCGCCTTGAGCACGCACGAGTCGGGTACGGACTCAAAGTTGTCCGTGAGCCACATGCTGAGGTAGTACTTGCCGTCACGCAGGCCCTCCCGAGCCCCGCCCCGCGCACCGCCGCCGCCCTCCTCTTCTGCGTAGTGTTCGTAAGGCGCCTCGGAGTGCTCGTCCTCCAGCAGCGGAGAGACGCGCAGAGGCGCCATGGCGGGCGGTGGAGACTGTTCGATGCCTTGCAGGCCATGGGCGTGGTGGGGGTGGTCGTCCACCAACTCCTCCAGCTGACCGTCCAGGGGGGAGAGCGGCGCGACCTTCACGCCGCGGTAGAAGGTCTTCTCGGGGGAATGCATCATGGTGGCCACGCCCCGGAACACTTTCATCACAGTTTGGTCAAAGAAGGTGAGCGGCAGTGCCATCACCTCTGCCATGTCACAGTCCTGCTCGTAGTGAGCGTACAGCTGGTCCCTGTTGACGCACATGGCGGGGCACTCCTGCAGCGCTTGCGTTAGCCACACCCGCAGTCGAACCTCCCACGCATCTTGCACCGAGTTGTCCGGGACGTGGTCGTCCTTGCCTTCGCTCACCCAACCCTCGACGATAGCGCGAAAGCGTGGCTTGTAGATGGGCTTGGCCTTGGGGTCGCGGCCCCCGGCGTGGTGGCCCAGGCCCGGCCCATGGGAGGGCCCCATGTTGGGCTGGTGGTACCGGGACGATCCCTCGAACGACATGTCCATCTCGGTTTCGTCGCGCGGCACGTGTAGGTCGAGGGGCTCCTCCTTCACGGTGTAGTCGTCCTCAAGGGGCTCGTCCTTCAGCTTAAGGTGCTGCAGGCTGTAGTCCACgggctcctcctccttgatgtaCGGCTGCATCAAGTAGTGCTGGTGCGCCTGCGCCCCCGAGAGTGGCGTGTTAGTTTCTCGTAACGACCCCTCCGAGGTGTCCGACACAGGGCTGCGACAGCCACAGTCgtcctcgtcatcgtcgtcgtcttcgtcgtcgtcgtcaggGTGCAACTCCTCGTGGTAGCACAGTCTGCCGTTACTGAACATGAGCTCCACTGCGCCCTGCAGGTCGCCGGGCACGGTGTCTAACGGCAGGGGCGCCGCGCGCTCCTGGATGCCAAAGTAAAACTTGTGTTGGTTTGCACGCGGGCCAAGTCTGCGACCTGCGGCGTGTGGGAAGGCGTGGCTCAGCACCATGGTAAAGTGCTGCATGGACAGTGGGTCGCCCACGCccgccacacactcactcacgtaGCGGTCGTACACCTCGGCCTTGGCCACTGAGGAGTCTGGCACCAGGTGGTAATTCTTGTGCAGCCACAGTAGGCAGCGGTGCACGTCGCCCTTGTCCGTGGGCTGCTCCCTCTTCCTGAGGCGCCTCTTGGGAcgcgtggtggtggcgttgtcCCCAGCGTGGGGCGAGCTCTCCTTGGCTTGGATGccgcagtagtagtacttgAGGTTGTCTCTGCCGCCCAGTCTGCGGATGGTCACGTCAGGGAACACAGACTTGACCACGCGGCCGAAGATACTCGTCTCCATAATGTTGCGTCCTTGTTCGCGGCAGTAATCCTCGTAGTGCTTGTACATAACAGCCTTGGCCACCACGCCCTCAGGGTGACGCTCGTAGTGCGTCTTGACCCACAGTTTGGCCTGCGAGCAGTGCAGTGCCATGGTGCCACCGGAAGGCTTGGCGCGAGACACCATCACCCAGCGCCGCGTGCCCTGTCACCTCACGGGCCGCAGCGGGACTGAGGCGCCGACACTGTTTACGcgcacgccgccgccgccgccgccgccgcctccggtGTCACTAAGCAACATTCATTGACTGGCACCGCGGCCACCATCACTAGGCTACCAGTGCCGTGCGTGTGTGGTTCTCTAGGTCTAACAAGGTCtagatgtatgtatatgtatggtaGCGATGGGGGCGTGACGCGGCACCACCTGCACGGCCGGAGTGGGGGCAGGGGGAAGGGTGGGAAGGGGCGGCACTGCGCGATGGaaggttgggtggtggtgggaggcgtGGCACTGAGAGGCACTGTAGGAGGCGCGCGGGAGTGTCGGGTGGCTGGGTTACGTGGCTCACCGCTGCCTCTTGTTTACTGCCGGcgcgagtgtgtgtggtgtggtgtgtgtgtggagcagaCATGTGGGGGAGCAGGGGGGCGGAGCCTCGCGCCCGCGTGCCGGCCGTACGACGACGCAACACCGGACCCTCCcccatcacccctcaccccttacCCCTtc
This genomic interval from Portunus trituberculatus isolate SZX2019 chromosome 10, ASM1759143v1, whole genome shotgun sequence contains the following:
- the LOC123501924 gene encoding uncharacterized protein LOC123501924, encoding MVSRAKPSGGTMALHCSQAKLWVKTHYERHPEGVVAKAVMYKHYEDYCREQGRNIMETSIFGRVVKSVFPDVTIRRLGGRDNLKYYYCGIQAKESSPHAGDNATTTRPKRRLRKREQPTDKGDVHRCLLWLHKNYHLVPDSSVAKAEVYDRYVSECVAGVGDPLSMQHFTMVLSHAFPHAAGRRLGPRANQHKFYFGIQERAAPLPLDTVPGDLQGAVELMFSNGRLCYHEELHPDDDDEDDDDDEDDCGCRSPVSDTSEGSLRETNTPLSGAQAHQHYLMQPYIKEEEPVDYSLQHLKLKDEPLEDDYTVKEEPLDLHVPRDETEMDMSFEGSSRYHQPNMGPSHGPGLGHHAGGRDPKAKPIYKPRFRAIVEGWVSEGKDDHVPDNSVQDAWEVRLRVWLTQALQECPAMCVNRDQLYAHYEQDCDMAEVMALPLTFFDQTVMKVFRGVATMMHSPEKTFYRGVKVAPLSPLDGQLEELVDDHPHHAHGLQGIEQSPPPAMAPLRVSPLLEDEHSEAPYEHYAEEEGGGGARGGAREGLRDGKYYLSMWLTDNFESVPDSCVLKAEAYHHYEQYARSIKQTPFEMNVFGKIVRQVFPKVSIRRLGGRVKPQYHYCGIAVKPSSALHQFMAGKDPAQRSRKKEIATDNKSAELVIEWLRSQYEAGSGNVTMKSAVFRAYCAYCKAVGESPVTLNYFGKLVKHCFPNVEVRKCGGRSEPTWYYFGLVPLGPQPQDMGGGDGGMMQAHCGGLMHRDVPGHSSSPIPICLGGAAGGLMPQHPGLPSHSYAGSPGSPMMDSQDDPRRRLLSRSPYEHGDVPPDSLYSRSPGDSSAQYCRSPREVLLLGGGDSPRGHCHSPADTSLGFPHSPLEAVFHGIRAPQAGGGGGQVVPRFPHPHLQYPPQGDPGGMGTPGAGDLHAHKRHKAFPDQCGASEIHLE